A section of the Oryza sativa Japonica Group chromosome 1, ASM3414082v1 genome encodes:
- the LOC4325329 gene encoding protein GIGANTEA isoform X1: MSASNEKWIDGLQFSSLFWPPPQDSQQKQAQILAYVEYFGQFTADSEQFPEDIAQLIQSCYPSKEKRLVDEVLATFVLHHPEHGHAVVHPILSRIIDGTLSYDRNGFPFMSFISLFSHTSEKEYSEQWALACGEILRVLTHYNRPIFKVDHQHSEAECSSTSDQASSCESMEKRANGSPRNEPDRKPLRPLSPWITDILLAAPLGIRSDYFRWCGGVMGKYAAGGELKPPTTAYSRGSGKHPQLMPSTPRWAVANGAGVILSVCDEEVARYETANLTAAAVPALLLPPPTTPLDEHLVAGLPPLEPYARLFHRYYAIATPSATQRLLFGLLEAPPSWAPDALDAAVQLVELLRAAEDYDSGMRLPKNWMHLHFLRAIGTAMSMRAGIAADTSAALLFRILSQPTLLFPPLRHAEGVELHHEPLGGYVSSYKRQLEVPASEATIDATAQGIASMLCAHGPDVEWRICTIWEAAYGLLPLSSSAVDLPEIVVAAPLQPPTLSWSLYLPLLKVFEYLPRGSPSEACLMRIFVATVEAILRRTFPSETSEQSRKPRSQSKNLAVAELRTMIHSLFVESCASMDLASRLLFVVLTVCVSHQALPGGSKRPTGSDNHSSEEVTNDSRLTNGRNRCKKRQGPVATFDSYVLAAVCALSCELQLFPFISKNGNHSNLKDSIKIVIPGKTTGISNELHNSISSAILHTRRILGILEALFSLKPSSVGTSWSYSSNEIVAAAMVAAHVSELFRRSRPCLNALSALKQCKWDAEISTRASSLYHLIDLHGKTVTSIVNKAEPLEAHLTLTPVKKDEPPIEEKNINSSDGGALEKKDASRSHRKNGFARPLLKCAEDVILNGDVASTSGKAIASLQVEASDLANFLTMDRNGGYRGSQTLLRSVLSEKQELCFSVVSLLWQKLIASPEMQMSAESTSAHQGWRKVVDALCDIVSASPTKASAAIVLQAEKDLQPWIARDDEQGQKMWRVNQRIVKLIAELMRNHDSPEALVILASASDLLLRATDGMLVDGEACTLPQLELLEVTARAVHLIVEWGDSGVSVADGLSNLLKCRLSTTIRCLSHPSAHVRALSMSVLRDILNSGQINSSKLIQGEHRNGIQSPTYQCLAASIINWQADVERCIEWEAHSRRATGLTLAFLTAAAKELGCPLTC; this comes from the exons ATGTCAGCTTCAAATGAGAAGTGGATTGATGGGCTCCAGTTCTCATCACTGTTCTGGCCCCCACCACAGGATTCACAACAAAAACAG GCACAAATTCTGGCCTATGTTGAGTACTTTGGCCAGTTTACAGCTGACAGTGAGCAATTCCCTGAAGATATAGCTCAG CTAATTCAAAGTTGCTATCCATCAAAAGAAAAGCGCCTTGTAGATGAAGTATTAG CAACTTTTGTTCTTCATCATCCTGAGCATGGCCATGCAGTTGTGCATCCGATTCTGTCACGCATCATAGATGGGACACTCAGTTATGATAGAAATGGTTTCCCGTTCATGTCCTTCATCTCTTTATTTAGCCATACTTCTGAG AAAGAGTACTCGGAGCAGTGGGCCTTGGCCTGTGGAGAAATTCTTAGAGTTCTAACTCACTACAACAGGCCAATCTTCAAAGTTGATCACCAACATAGTGAAGCGGAATGTAGCAGCACATCTGATCAGGCCTCATCATGTGAGTCTATGGAGAAAAGGGCTAACGGTTCTCCAAGAAATGAACCTGACCGGAAGCCATTGAGGCCACTATCTCCTTGGATCACAGACATATTGCTTGCTGCACCTCTGGGTATTAGAAGTGACTATTTTAGATG GTGTGGTGGAGTCATGGGAAAATACGCAGCTGGTGGAGAATTGAAGCCTCCAACAACTG CTTACAGCCGAGGATCTGGGAAGCACCCACAACTTATGCCATCCACGCCCAGATGGGCTGTTGCCAATGGAGCTGGAGTTATACTAAGTGTCTGTGATGAGGAAGTAGCTCGTTATGAGACAGCAAATTTGACTGCGGCAGCTGTTCCTGCACTTCTATTACCTCCACCGACCACACCATTGGACGAACATTTGGTTGCGGGGCTCCCTCCTCTTGAACCATATGCTCGCTTGTTTCATAG ATACTATGCAATTGCTACTCCAAGTGCTACCCAAAGGTTGCTTTTTGGTCTTCTCGAGGCACCACCATCATGGGCCCCAGATGCACTTGATGCAGCAGTACAGCTTGTTGAACTCCTTAGAGCAGCGGAAGATTACGATTCTGGCATGCGG CTTCCAAAGAACTGGATGCATCTTCATTTCCTGCGTGCTATTGGAACTGCAATGTCAATGAGAGCTGGTATCGCTGCTGATACGTCTGCTGCTTTACTTTTCCGAATACTCTCCCAACCGACATTACTTTTTCCTCCACTGAGACATGCCGAAGGAGTTGAACTCCATCATGAGCCACTAGGTGGCTATGTATCATCGTACAAAAGGCAG CTGGAAGTTCCTGCATCTGAAGCCACTATTGATGCCACTGCGCAAGGCATTGCTTCCATGCTATGTGCTCATGGTCCCGATGTTGAGTGGAGAATATGTACCATCTGGGAGGCTGCGTATGGTTTGCTACCTCTGAGTTCATCAGCAGTTGATTTGCCTGAAATTGTTGTAGCTGCTCCACTTCAGCCACCTACTTTGTCATGGAGCCTATACTTGCCATTGTTGAAAGTATTTGAGTATTTACCTCGTGGGAGTCCATCTGAAGCATGCCTTATGAGAATTTTTGTGGCAACAGTTGAAGCTATACTGAGAAGAACTTTTCCATCAGAAACCTCTGAACAATCCAGGAAACCAAGAAGTCAATCTAAGAACCTTGCTGTTGCTGAACTCCGAACAATGATACATTCACTCTTTGTGGAGTCCTGTGCTTCAATGGACCTTGCGTCCAGATTACTATTTGTAGTATTAACTGTTTGCGTCAGTCATCAAGCTTTGCCTGGGGGAAGTAAAAGGCCAACTGGTAGTGATAATCATTCCTCTGAGGAGGTCACAAATGATTCGAGATTAACCAATGGAAGAAACAGATGTAAGAAGAGACAAGGACCAGTTGCTACATTCGACTCATACGTTCTAGCAGCCGTTTGTGCCTTATCTTGTGAGCTCCAGCTGTTCCCTTTTATTTCCAAGAATGGGAACCATTCAAATCTGAAGGACTCCATAAAGATAGTCATACCTGGAAAAACCACTGGTATCAGTAACGAGCTACACAATAGCATTAGCTCAGCGATTCTTCATACTCGTAGAATACTTGGCATCTTGGAAGCTCTGTTCTCCTTGAAGCCATCATCTGTTGGTACTTCATGGAGTTATAGTTCAAATGAGATTGTTGCAGCAGCTATGGTTGCTGCTCATGTTTCTGAGTTATTTCGTCGATCCAGGCCATGCTTAAATGCACTGTCTGCGCTGAAGCAATGCAAGTGGGATGCTGAGATTTCTACCAGGGCATCATCCCTTTACCATTTGATTGACTTGCATGGTAAAACAGTGACCTCCATTGTGAACAAAGCTGAGCCTCTAGAAGCTCACCTGACCCTTACACCAGTAAAAAAGGATGAACCTCCCATTGAGGAAAAGAACATTAACTCATCAGATGGTGGTGCATTGGAAAAAAAGGATGCTTCAAGATCACACAGGAAAAATGGTTTTGCAAGACCACTCTTGAAATGTGCAGAAGATGTTATACTAAATGGTGATGTCGCAAGTACTTCTGGGAAAGCCATTGCAAGTTTACAGGTGGAAGCTTCTGATTTGGCAAACTTCCTCACCATGGACCGAAATGGGGGTTACAGAGGTTCTCAAACTCTCCTAAGATCTGTACTGTCAGAGAAGCAGGAGCTATGCTTCTCTGTTGTCTCATTGCTCTGGCAGAAGCTCATTGCATCTCCCGAAATGCAGATGTCTGCAGAAAGTACATCAGCTCATCAGGGTTGGAGAAAG GTTGTGGATGCGCTTTGTGACATTGTTTCAGCCTCACCGACCAAGGCTTCAGCTGCTATCGTTCTGCAG GCCGAGAAGGACTTGCAGCCCTGGATTGCTCGAGATGATGAGCAAGGTCAGAAGATGTGGAGAGTCAACCAGCGAATAGTTAAGCTGATAGCAGAGCTTATGAGGAACCACGATAGCCCAGAAGCATTGGTGATCCTTGCTAGTGCTTCAGATCTTCTTCTTCGAGCAACTGATGGAATGCTTGTTGATGGTGAAGCTTGTACTTTACCACAATTAGAG CTATTGGAAGTAACCGCCAGAGCAGTCCATCTCATCGTCGAATGGGGAGATTCAGGTGTATCCGTCGCTGATGGCCTCTCCAATCTGCTGAAG TGCCGTCTATCAACCACCATCCGCTGTCTTTCGCACCCCAGCGCGCATGTCCGTGCACTCAGCATGTCCGTCCTTCGCGACATCTTGAACAGCGGACAAATAAACTCCAGTAAGCTCATCCAAGGGGAACACCGGAATGGCATCCAGAGCCCAACCTACCAGTGCTTGGCAGCAAGCATCATCAACTGGCAAGCCGATGTGGAGAGATGCATAGAGTGGGAAGCCcacagccgccgcgccaccgggcTGACGCTCGCCTTCCtcaccgcggcggcgaaggagctcGGCTGCCCACTCACTTGCTGA
- the LOC4325363 gene encoding TSL-kinase interacting protein 1, with product MKPLQQRCKPTDTGTAAKLGGSTMQSLKPGKYINKSSGNASTKYRRAGASSPQLYTEKQSAPKDGSFMEALFHDSKNVSARPPCHSGKIALQLFPIDEEFQKSLQQKNHNPYLELTVAPRKKISSVLQHLNTKWGNSQCARGELMLFPDGTRLDNINGSERWTRSDSCTAADVHVAVGSPSTFRLRYGWFPPNFGEQNSGVSLGLVHSAGNIIDNEPLDPVVREQKQMTALSEFPSNFAAPSTEANTVKTMKQDNQSKETPLSWIDCISNISFGALLAEAAPSQDSKQLLPQNNSSLQQIPLTADSFDAAIASLIARQQASSQPKVSTPSLWDAEETCHAFPSQNRISRRTPGTTPSSCGASTLSVLGTILESGTDGEKQCSTEDRREEPNPQASLLANDDNNVKPDIPVSESTGEPRLGASCFQSESTGEPEVGASCSRLLSGTDSLSVSDLLANSLDAFQKFSVF from the exons ATGAAACCTCTTCAGCAGCGCTGTAAACCAACTGATACAGGAACGGCGGCAAAACTTGGTGGCAGTACGATGCAAAGCCTGAAACCTGGAAAATATATCAACAAATCATCAG GCAATGCTAGCACAAAATACAGAAGAGCTGGTGCCTCATCACCTCAATTGTATACTGAAAAACAAAGTGCACCAAAGGATGGTAGCTTTATGGAAGCACTGTTCCATGATTCTAAGAATGTGTCTGCTCGACCACCCTGCCATTCTGGAAAGATCGCACTTCAACTGTTCCCAATAGATGAGGAGTTTCAGAAGTCCCTGCAGCAG AAAAACCACAATCCTTACCTGGAATTGACTGTGGCTCCTCGAAAGAAAATATCCTCAGTTCTGCAGCATCTCAACACAAAATGGGGCAATTCTCAGTGTGCAAGAGGTGAACTCATGctcttccctgacggtactagGCTTGATAACATAAATGGCAGTGAGAGATGGACTCGTAGTGATTCTTGCACAGCAGCTGATGTGCATGTTGCTGTTGGCAGCCCTTCGACATTTCGCTTAAG ATATGGTTGGTTTCCACCCAATTTTGGGGAACAAAACAGTGGAGTATCTTTAGGATTAGTGCACTCTGCAGGCAATATAATCGACAACGAGCCTTTAGATCCTGTTGTCAGGGAACAGAAACAGATGACTGCTTTGAGTGAATTCCCGAGTAACTTTGCTGCACCGTCCACTGAGGCCAACACAGTAAAGACTATG AAACAGGATAATCAAAGCAAAGAGACACCACTTTCATGGATTGACTGCATATCTAATATAAGTTTTGGAGCACTATTAGCTGAAGCTGCGCCTTCTCAAGACAGCAAGCAGTTACTTCCACAAAACAACTCAAGTCTCCAACAGATACCTCTTACCGCTGATTCATTTGATGCTGCTATTGCTTCCCTGATTGCTCGGCAACAAGCAAGTAGCCAGCCGAAGGTGTCAACTCCATCCCTTTGGGATGCAGAAGAAACGTGCCATGCATTTCCTTCCCAGAATCGAATTTCACGCAGGACACCTGGTACAACTCCTAGCAGTTGTGGTGCTAGTACCTTGTCTGTCCTAGGCACAATTCTGGAATCTGGTACAGACGGTGAGAAG CAATGTTCTACTGAAGATAGAAGAGAGGAACCGAACCCTCAGGCATCACTCTTGGCCAATGATGACAATAATGTGAAGCCAGACATCCCAGTG TCTGAATCTACTGGGGAGCCAAGACTGGGAGCATCTTGTTTTCAGTCTGAATCGACTGGGGAGCCAGAAGTCGGAGCATCTTGTTCAAGACTTTTGAGTGGCACCGACAGTTTAAGTGTGAGCGATTTACTTGCAAACAGCTTGGATGCATTCCAGAAATTCTCTGTTTTCTGA
- the LOC9272136 gene encoding uncharacterized LOC9272136, producing the protein MAAAAKKRRPEEEEAAGAEEEMHLAFRGAANALSQVYGQAVAAQEKSFRAGERRAMENVYRWICSKHQEGLEVSVADLVAFLQTEIEHRAGEVPGSLQHTSAQPACQFPSANIQSNSFSFGNVTDALNSHTAQTGQTQTAGVLNAPPNPLRQNLHSNHHPIHCSAYGTINSLPDGIGAQSNHPPQHQNFMHCNSYEPSMDES; encoded by the exons atggcggcggcggcgaagaagcggaggccggaggaggaggaggcggcgggggcggaggaggagatgcaCCTGGCGTTCAGGGGCGCCGCCAACGCGCTGTCGCAGGTGTACGGGCAGGCCGTGGCCGCGCAGGAGAAGTCGTTCCgcgccggcgagcgccgcgcCATG GAGAATGTCTATCGATGGATTTGCAGCAAGCATCAAGAAGGTTTGGAGGTGTCTGTTGCCGATCTAGTTGCTTTCCTGCAG ACTGAGATTGAGCACAGAGCAGGGGAGGTGCCGGGGTCATTGCAGCATACAAGTGCACAGCCAGCATGTCAATTTCCTTCTGCAAATATTCAAAGCAATTCGTTCTCTTTTGGGAATGTAACGGATGCACTTAACTCCCATACAGCGCAAACTGGCCAAACACAAACTGCCGGCGTGTTAAATGCTCCGCCCAACCCATTGCGGCAAAATTTACACTCAAATCATCATCCGATTCATTGTTCAGCGTATGGCACTATCAACTCCCTACCAGATGGAATTGGAGCTCAAAGCAACCATCCTCCCCAACATCAGAATTTCATGCACTGCAACTCGTATGAACCCTCCATGGATGAGTCATGA
- the LOC4325362 gene encoding uncharacterized protein, producing the protein MDAVGGGGYSPRFQRQASCSCAPSISMSRRYVRGGFDLAGDYDDDDEEEYGYLGAGVFDGVHHADGKPGAASRGAGAPASASASSGRGCGTRLKGLWRRILRENKKRILLCATGCVPASSSAAAAARVPYDAYSYAQNFDDGAAWVEPENLSRSFSARFAVPSRVLQRVAV; encoded by the coding sequence ATggacgccgtcggcggcggcggctacagcCCGCGCTTCCAGCGCCAGGCCTCCTGCTCCTGCGCCCCCTCCATCTCCATGTCCCGCCGCTACGTCCGCGGCGGCTTCGACCTCGCGGgcgactacgacgacgacgacgaggaggagtaCGGCTACCTCGGCGCCGGGGTGTTCGACGGTGTCCACCACGCCGACGGGAAGCCCGGCGCGGCGTCCCGCGGCGCGGGGGCTcctgcgtcggcgtcggcgtcgtcggggcgcgggtgcgggaCGAGGCTGAAGGGCCTGTGGCGGCGGATCCTGCGGGAGAACAAGAAGCGGATCCTGCTCTGCGCCACCGGCTGCGttccggcgtcgtcgtcggcggcggcggcggcgagggtgcccTACGACGCCTACAGCTACGCGCAGAActtcgacgacggcgcggcgtgggTGGAGCCGGAGAACCTCTCGCGCTCCTTCTCCGCGCGCTTCGCCGTCCCGTCGAGGGTGCTGCAGCGGGTCGCCGtgtag
- the LOC4325360 gene encoding uncharacterized protein: MANPRPPYVLLERVVFFGGRELPDGTWKDAAGIVIGWSRARLLSRREAMEAMEPHPFLADPPQVSSLRMMSPTPAHAQQLGSIRDGDIASTHKGIVVIYAGFYRPGCSDDLGGCYLLYDAPTNALTAIPPLPDSPRFPTLLHLGRTAVLVDASRSADDYILADIVTNSGLGLPEATIFAWSSLTMKKSGGEWVKSSIPRLPLPAHLCGPKHLFQIDLAFSLDSGRICWVDLLQGILFCDRILAPDGPKLGFIPLPTGYCIDVHHRLRHQMMPLARRSMACVSGAVKFVALVGLEDIHCPPNEVMLKTWVLSPDFKEWKEDSRSLSVEEMWASESFKQMGLPCVVPVSPVLSLTQDGVMYTILNVIEQVPAQVDEFGIVVVDDDLVPIANYMIRFDIRRNKVLSSTKISQHGELQWLIPNLIATDFTAYLQDHQRAEEAGKVGASAKGKRKQMEYY, translated from the exons aTGGCAAACCCTAGGCCTCCCTATGTGTTGCTGGAGAGAGTAGTGTTTTTCGGAGGACGCGAGTTACCCGACGGCACATGGAAAGATGCCGCAGGCATAGTCATCGGATGGAGCAGAGCGCGGCTGCTGAGTCGGCGAGAGGCGATGGAGGCGATGGAACCCCATCCCTTCCTCGCCGATCCTCCGCAAGTGAGCTCCCTGCGGATGATGTCGCCGACGCCCGCGCACGCGCAGCAGCTGGGATCCATCCGCGACGGCGACATCGCCAGCACCCACAAGGGCATCGTCGTCATCTACGCCGGCTTCTACCGACCAGGCTGCTCCGATGACCTCGGGGGATGCTACCTCCTCTACGACGCCCCCACCAACGCCCTCACCGCCATCCCCCCGCTGCCCGACTCGCCTCGCTTCCCCACCTTGCTACACCTCGGCcgcaccgccgtcctcgtcgacgccTCCCGCTCTGCCGATGATTACATCCTCGCCGATATCGTCACCAACTCCGGCCTGGGCCTCCCCGAAGCCACCATCTTCGCATGGTCATCGCTGACCATGAAGAAGAGCGGCGGCGAGTGGGTCAAGTCCTCCATTccccgcctccctctccctgcACATCTATGTGGTCCAAAACACTTGTTCCAGATCGACCTCGCCTTCTCCCTGGACAGCGGCCGCATCTGCTGGGTTGATCTCCTACAGGGCATCTTGTTCTGCGACCGCATCTTGGCACCGGATGGCCCCAAGTTGGGGTTCATTCCGTTGCCCACTGGGTATTGCATCGATGTCCATCACAGGCTCCGCCATCAGATGATGCCACTAGCCCGGCGTTCCATGGCCTGCGTCTCTGGCGCCGTCAAGTTTGTCGCCTTGGTTGGCTTGGAAGATATTCATTGCCCCCCCAATGAGGTGATGCTCAAGACATGGGTTCTGTCCCCTGATTTCAAGGAGTGGAAGGAGGATAGCAGGTCCTTATCTGTGGAAGAGATGTGGGCAAGTGAGAGCTTCAAGCAAATGGGGTTGCCATGTGTTGTACCAGTTTCCCCTGTCCTCAGCCTGACCCAAGATGGGGTAATGTATACCATTCTGAATGTCATCGAGCAGGTACCTGCACAAGTTGATGAATTTGGGATCGTCGTTGTCGATGATGACCTGGTGCCCATTGCCAATTATATGATCCGCTTCGACATTCGGCGAAACAAGGTCCTGTCCTCCACAAAGATATCTCAACATGGTGAATTGCAGTGGCTTATACCCAATCTCATTGCCACTGACTTCACTGCATACCTACAGGACCACCAG AGAGCTGAAGAAGCAGGCAAGGTAGGAGCAAGCGCCAAGGGGAAGCGCAAGCAGATGGAGTACTACTGA
- the LOC4325361 gene encoding aquaporin SIP1-1, which produces MAVAAVRAAAADAAVTFLWVLCVSTLGASTAAVTSYLRIHEGIHYALLVTVSLLSVLLFAFNLLCDALGGASFNPTALAAFHAAGLSSPRHSSLFPLALRFPAQAAGAVGGAMAISELMPEQYKHMLGGPSLKVDLHTGAAAELVLTFVITLAVLWIIVKGPRNPIVKTWMLSISTVCLVLTGAAYTGPSMNPANAFGWAYVNNRHNTWEQFYVYWICPFVGAVLAAWVFRAVFPPPAPKPKAKKA; this is translated from the exons atggcggtggcggcggtgcgggcggcggcggcggacgcggcggtgaCGTTCCTGTGGGTGCTGTGCGTGTCGACGCTgggggcgtcgacggcggcggtgacgtcGTACCTCCGCATCCACGAGGGGATCCACTACGCGCTCCTCGTCaccgtctccctcctctccgTGCTCCTCTTCGCCTTCAACCTCCTCTGCGACGCCCTCGGCGGCGCCAGCTTCAACcccaccgccctcgccgccttccacgccgccggcctctcctccccccgccactcctccctcttcccccTCGCCCTCCGCTTCCCCGCCCAG GCCGCGGGTGCGGTGGGTGGGGCGATGGCGATCTCGGAGCTGATGCCGGAGCAGTACAAGCACATGCTCGGGGGGCCATCGCTCAAGGTGGATCTCCACAcgggtgccgccgccgagctggtGCTCACCTTCGTCATCACCTTGGCCGTGCTCTGGATCATCGTCAAGGGGCCCCGTAATCCCATCGTCAAGACCTGGATGCTCTCCATCTCCACCGTTTGCCTCGTCCTCACCGGCGCTGCCTACACTGGCCCATCCATGAACCCTGCCAAT GCGTTTGGCTGGGCATATGTGAACAATCGCCACAACACATGGGAGCAATTCTACGTCTACTGGATATGCCCTTTTGTTGGCGCTGTTCTTGCTGCCTGGGTCTTCAGGGCCGTGTTCCCACCACCGGCACCTAAACCTAAGGCCAAGAAAGCATGA